A genomic stretch from Nocardia wallacei includes:
- a CDS encoding TetR/AcrR family transcriptional regulator, with protein sequence MDSNDLLAAGTPRERADAARNRRRILRAAERLYAERGAANVTMGDIAEAAGVGRGTLYRRYPDRASIAVALLDEHERELQERILRGPPPVGPGAAPAQRLAAFYGEMVGLLDRHAHLALGAEVGQSRFTTGAYGFWRIHVRELAISAGWVDPDAAADLLLAPLAPEVFVYQRDTLRIPARRIASSLRTFAERVFGPVA encoded by the coding sequence CGCGCCGACGCGGCGCGGAACCGTCGACGCATTCTGCGGGCGGCCGAGCGGTTGTACGCCGAGCGCGGAGCGGCCAACGTGACCATGGGCGACATCGCCGAAGCCGCGGGCGTGGGTCGCGGAACCCTGTACCGTCGATACCCGGACCGAGCGTCGATCGCGGTCGCCCTGCTCGATGAACACGAGCGGGAACTGCAGGAACGGATTCTGCGGGGGCCGCCGCCGGTCGGGCCGGGCGCGGCCCCGGCCCAACGGCTGGCCGCCTTCTACGGCGAGATGGTCGGATTACTCGACCGGCATGCTCATCTGGCGCTCGGGGCCGAAGTCGGGCAGTCGCGCTTCACCACCGGTGCCTACGGGTTCTGGCGGATCCACGTGCGCGAGCTGGCAATATCGGCCGGCTGGGTGGACCCGGATGCCGCGGCGGATCTGCTGCTGGCGCCTCTCGCTCCGGAGGTGTTCGTGTATCAGCGGGACACCTTGCGGATACCCGCCCGACGGATCGCCTCGTCGCTGCGGACGTTCGCGGAGCGAGTCTTCGGACCCGTCGCCTGA
- a CDS encoding MarR family winged helix-turn-helix transcriptional regulator has product MKGRRESGVAERTKGERQRPLPALLDQVKVMTVTELHRRLAAEGFAAIQPRHGVVFRFIDDTGARLTDLAERSGITKQAVGEAVTELEELGFVERAADSADRRVKIIRLTRRGRAARAAAERILAEIDARRARLVGPENLAALRNTLEQIIAAEHD; this is encoded by the coding sequence ATGAAAGGGAGACGGGAGTCCGGAGTGGCCGAGCGAACGAAAGGTGAACGGCAGCGCCCTCTTCCGGCCCTGCTGGATCAGGTGAAGGTGATGACCGTGACCGAGCTGCACCGTCGGCTGGCCGCGGAGGGTTTCGCCGCGATACAACCCCGGCACGGTGTGGTGTTCCGCTTCATCGACGACACCGGCGCCCGGCTCACCGACCTCGCGGAGAGGTCCGGGATCACCAAGCAGGCGGTCGGCGAAGCGGTCACCGAACTCGAAGAGCTGGGCTTCGTCGAACGCGCGGCCGACAGTGCGGACCGGCGCGTGAAAATCATTCGCCTGACACGGCGCGGGCGCGCGGCCCGGGCAGCCGCGGAACGGATCCTCGCCGAGATCGACGCCCGCCGAGCACGCCTGGTGGGACCCGAAAACCTTGCGGCCCTGCGAAATACCTTGGAACAGATCATCGCGGCGGAACACGACTGA
- a CDS encoding NADP-dependent oxidoreductase yields the protein MTLSSCHPGFDTAAIGDAMKAMRYHTYGDSDVLVHEEAKRPAAGPGQVLLRVAGTSFNMLDVALRAGILRATVPLTFPHVPNCDVAGVVVEVGDGVAGWHAGDPVIALLPPDAPGAAADYVVAPAEALAAAPGAVDLADASALPLAGLTAWQALFEYAELRSGHRLLINGAGGGVGGYAVQLAVRAGAVVTATASARSRDRVTAYGATRIIDYATTPIRRAVGDQRFDTVLQLVRDTPEQTALLADLVADGGTFVSTATPGPGDPGRDVRVRQVLVRSDAAQLAELAARVDAGQIRIDVARRRPLRELATVHDEAVAGRLAGKTVLIP from the coding sequence GTGACCTTATCTTCTTGTCATCCCGGGTTCGACACAGCGGCGATCGGAGACGCGATGAAAGCGATGCGCTACCACACCTACGGCGACAGCGACGTGCTCGTCCACGAGGAGGCGAAGCGGCCGGCGGCCGGGCCCGGGCAGGTACTGCTCCGCGTGGCCGGAACCTCGTTCAACATGCTGGATGTTGCACTGCGCGCGGGCATTCTGCGTGCGACCGTTCCGTTGACCTTTCCGCATGTGCCCAACTGCGACGTGGCAGGCGTCGTCGTCGAGGTAGGGGACGGCGTCGCCGGGTGGCATGCCGGAGATCCGGTGATCGCGCTCCTGCCGCCCGACGCACCGGGCGCGGCCGCGGACTATGTCGTCGCCCCCGCGGAGGCGCTGGCCGCCGCACCCGGCGCGGTGGATCTCGCCGATGCCTCGGCGTTGCCACTCGCCGGACTCACCGCGTGGCAGGCGCTGTTCGAGTACGCCGAACTACGTTCCGGCCACCGCCTTCTGATCAACGGCGCGGGCGGCGGCGTCGGTGGATACGCCGTTCAGCTCGCGGTCCGGGCCGGTGCCGTCGTGACCGCCACGGCGAGCGCGCGCAGCCGCGACCGTGTCACGGCATACGGCGCCACCCGGATCATCGACTACGCCACCACGCCGATCCGGCGAGCGGTCGGGGACCAGCGGTTCGACACGGTCCTGCAGCTCGTGCGTGATACCCCCGAACAGACCGCGCTGCTGGCGGACCTGGTCGCCGACGGCGGAACCTTCGTCAGCACAGCCACTCCCGGGCCGGGCGATCCGGGACGCGATGTGCGGGTCCGTCAGGTGCTCGTGCGCAGTGACGCCGCCCAGCTCGCCGAACTCGCCGCCCGGGTCGATGCCGGACAGATACGGATCGACGTGGCTCGCAGGCGGCCGCTGCGGGAGCTGGCCACCGTCCACGACGAGGCCGTCGCCGGCCGCCTCGCCGGTAAGACCGTCCTGATCCCTTGA
- a CDS encoding FAD-binding oxidoreductase — protein MTESEPIATQANRSREVARRTLLAAGSAAVVAACANLGARAPASGNGNLRAAVRGRVSLPGDAEFDRARAPWNLAVEQPVDAVVELADAADAAALVRYARGTGRRLAIQPNGHGASGDTAGAILVRTNRLDEIRVDPARRSARVGAGVAWGRLQEVAGTHGLTGMVGSSPAVGVTGYVLGGGLSWFSREYGWAADSVTAFEVVDAEGRAQRVTPGHEPDLYWALRGGGGDYALVTAVELDLRPAPALYGGGLRWPAERAPQVLAAFREITATAPPELTVWCSLTQIPSRPAQVGIDLLYLGDADRARALLVPLERVTGLASDTRRALTLVDLGTLSAEPTGPTAARSRTELLTHLEPAVLDGLSTAPIAPLITIQIRHLGGALAQATTTAAGTLTEPYQITFVAPRPTPQTAASIESSIRAHLDLLGETRSNRTPFTFLAPGQTAADAIASDTLSRLRTIKLRLDPEGTFRSNYPVG, from the coding sequence ATGACCGAATCCGAACCTATTGCCACACAGGCGAATCGATCGCGCGAGGTGGCCCGAAGAACCCTGCTCGCCGCGGGCAGCGCGGCCGTGGTCGCGGCCTGCGCGAACCTCGGCGCCCGCGCGCCGGCTTCCGGGAACGGGAACCTCCGCGCGGCAGTCCGCGGGCGGGTGTCGCTACCGGGCGACGCGGAATTCGACCGCGCCCGCGCACCGTGGAATCTGGCCGTCGAGCAACCGGTCGACGCCGTGGTCGAACTCGCTGATGCCGCCGACGCCGCCGCCTTGGTGCGATATGCCCGCGGCACCGGCCGCAGGCTGGCGATCCAGCCCAACGGCCACGGCGCCTCCGGAGACACCGCCGGCGCGATCCTGGTGCGCACCAATCGTCTCGACGAAATCCGCGTCGACCCGGCCCGCCGGAGCGCGCGCGTCGGCGCCGGTGTGGCGTGGGGCCGACTCCAGGAGGTCGCCGGTACGCACGGGCTGACCGGGATGGTCGGCAGTTCCCCGGCGGTCGGGGTCACCGGGTACGTGCTCGGCGGTGGGCTGAGCTGGTTCTCGCGCGAATACGGTTGGGCCGCCGACAGTGTCACGGCTTTCGAGGTGGTCGACGCCGAGGGCCGTGCGCAGCGGGTGACGCCTGGTCACGAGCCGGACCTGTATTGGGCCTTGCGCGGCGGAGGCGGTGATTACGCTCTGGTCACCGCGGTCGAACTCGACCTGCGCCCCGCCCCGGCGCTCTATGGGGGCGGACTGCGCTGGCCCGCCGAGCGCGCGCCGCAGGTGCTGGCCGCGTTCCGAGAGATCACCGCGACGGCGCCGCCGGAGCTCACAGTGTGGTGCAGCCTCACGCAGATCCCGTCCCGCCCGGCCCAAGTCGGCATCGACCTGCTGTATCTCGGCGATGCCGACCGGGCCCGCGCCCTACTGGTACCACTCGAACGCGTCACCGGCCTGGCTTCCGACACCCGCAGGGCCTTGACGCTCGTCGACCTCGGCACCCTCAGCGCCGAGCCGACCGGGCCCACCGCTGCCCGGTCACGCACCGAACTGCTGACCCACCTCGAACCGGCCGTACTCGACGGCCTCTCGACGGCACCGATCGCGCCGCTGATCACCATCCAGATCCGCCACCTCGGCGGCGCCCTCGCACAGGCGACGACCACTGCGGCGGGGACGTTGACCGAGCCCTATCAGATCACCTTCGTCGCACCGCGGCCCACGCCACAGACCGCGGCGAGCATCGAATCGAGCATCCGCGCACATCTCGACCTGCTAGGCGAAACCCGCAGCAACAGAACACCGTTCACCTTCTTGGCACCGGGACAGACAGCCGCGGACGCCATCGCGTCCGACACACTGTCGCGGCTGCGCACCATCAAACTGCGCCTGGACCCGGAGGGCACCTTCCGCAGCAACTATCCCGTCGGCTGA
- a CDS encoding SDR family oxidoreductase has translation MSDLTGKFALVTGASRGIGRAIAQRLAADGARVAVHYASNESAVAETVEAIRAAGGAAFPLSAELGTDRGIDLLFDSLTEHLRGDPLDIVVNNAAIMTYEATLAEATSEQFERLFAVNARAPFFILQRALPLLPDGGRVVNISSGVTWFAVPQTVYAMTKGALNALTRSAANTLGARGITVNTISPGVTDTEMNAWLHESDSAAPGIASITALDRVGSGADIADAVAFLASDDGRWITGQTIEVNGGLYLGPRNQAW, from the coding sequence ATGTCCGATCTCACAGGCAAATTCGCGCTGGTCACGGGGGCTTCCCGCGGCATCGGGCGGGCGATCGCCCAGCGGTTGGCCGCCGACGGTGCCCGCGTCGCCGTTCATTACGCCAGCAACGAGAGCGCGGTCGCGGAGACGGTGGAGGCGATCCGAGCGGCCGGCGGCGCGGCCTTCCCACTCAGTGCCGAGCTCGGGACCGATCGCGGTATCGACCTCCTGTTCGATTCGCTGACCGAGCACCTGCGCGGTGACCCGCTCGACATCGTGGTGAACAACGCGGCGATCATGACCTATGAAGCCACCCTCGCCGAGGCGACATCGGAGCAATTCGAGCGGCTCTTCGCCGTCAACGCACGCGCGCCGTTCTTCATCCTGCAGCGAGCCCTGCCGTTGCTGCCCGACGGGGGCCGGGTCGTCAATATCTCCTCCGGCGTCACCTGGTTCGCCGTGCCGCAAACCGTCTACGCGATGACCAAAGGCGCCCTCAACGCGCTGACCCGTTCCGCCGCCAACACCCTCGGCGCCCGCGGAATCACGGTCAACACCATCTCCCCCGGCGTCACCGATACCGAGATGAACGCGTGGTTGCACGAAAGCGACTCCGCCGCACCGGGAATCGCCTCGATAACCGCCCTCGACCGGGTCGGCTCCGGTGCGGACATCGCCGACGCCGTCGCCTTCCTGGCCTCCGACGACGGCCGTTGGATCACCGGCCAGACGATCGAAGTCAACGGCGGACTCTACCTCGGCCCCCGAAACCAAGCCTGGTGA
- a CDS encoding TetR/AcrR family transcriptional regulator — translation MTADAPTPRRTAADTREHVLHIAGDLFYKEGVRATGVDRVAAAAAIAPTTLYRLFASKDDLVAAYVERADRHYRAWFEAAVATGRDARESILAVFDALAEQVAAPDCRGCPFLIVLGEFPDDHVPAHRRAVTMKRWVRAQFGALVDALAETSPVADRLGLADDLFLIMEGVYATVQSLGPHGPARRARALVDNLLPN, via the coding sequence ATGACAGCGGACGCACCGACGCCGAGACGAACCGCTGCGGACACTCGCGAGCATGTGCTGCACATCGCTGGAGACCTGTTCTACAAAGAGGGCGTCCGCGCTACCGGAGTCGACCGCGTCGCGGCCGCGGCCGCGATCGCGCCGACCACGCTGTACCGGTTGTTCGCGTCCAAAGACGATCTCGTGGCCGCCTACGTCGAGCGGGCGGATCGCCACTACCGTGCCTGGTTCGAGGCGGCCGTGGCTACCGGACGCGATGCGCGCGAGAGCATTCTCGCCGTATTCGACGCGCTGGCGGAGCAGGTCGCTGCCCCGGACTGCCGCGGATGCCCGTTCCTGATCGTGCTCGGCGAATTCCCTGACGACCACGTGCCCGCTCATCGACGCGCGGTCACGATGAAGCGGTGGGTCCGGGCGCAATTCGGCGCTCTGGTCGACGCTCTCGCCGAGACCTCGCCCGTGGCGGACCGGCTCGGCTTGGCCGACGACCTGTTCTTGATCATGGAAGGCGTGTACGCCACCGTGCAGTCCCTCGGCCCGCACGGTCCGGCGCGACGGGCCCGCGCGCTGGTCGACAACCTGCTGCCGAACTGA
- a CDS encoding enoyl-CoA hydratase/isomerase family protein, translating into MTTRKTSTVTVTEHPRHWATLRIDNPPLNLLDDRVYGELAVALERFESDPEIHVVVLESADPEFFSAHFDVSLTPEQAGRVGPALATIMRALRSPRLVSIAKMRGRARGGGNELALLCDMRFGAAESLIIGQPEVTLRLFPGGGAAQLLPALIGRARALELILGGHNIDAATAERYGVINRAIPDRDLDEYVDTLAARIAEFDSVALEHAKAAVDRRYLSPIADFELDVAAFRNLLRSPETSAVIRDALAAGLQTRGPYEYDFGN; encoded by the coding sequence ATGACAACTCGAAAGACCAGCACCGTCACGGTGACGGAGCATCCTCGCCATTGGGCGACGCTACGGATCGACAACCCGCCGCTGAACCTGCTCGACGACCGGGTCTACGGCGAATTGGCCGTCGCGCTGGAAAGGTTCGAATCCGATCCGGAGATCCACGTCGTGGTGCTGGAATCCGCCGATCCGGAGTTCTTTTCGGCGCACTTCGATGTTTCCCTCACACCGGAACAAGCCGGCCGGGTCGGTCCGGCACTGGCGACGATCATGCGGGCCCTGCGGTCCCCTCGTTTGGTCAGTATCGCCAAGATGCGCGGCCGGGCCCGCGGCGGCGGCAACGAACTGGCCCTCCTGTGCGACATGCGCTTCGGCGCCGCCGAGTCGCTGATCATCGGGCAGCCCGAGGTCACCCTCCGCTTGTTCCCGGGTGGCGGCGCGGCCCAGTTGCTCCCGGCCCTGATCGGGCGGGCTCGGGCGCTGGAACTGATCCTCGGCGGACACAATATCGACGCCGCTACCGCCGAACGGTACGGCGTGATCAACCGGGCGATCCCGGACCGGGATCTCGACGAATACGTCGATACGCTGGCGGCGAGGATCGCCGAATTCGACAGTGTCGCACTGGAACACGCGAAGGCCGCCGTAGACCGCCGGTACCTGTCGCCGATAGCGGACTTCGAGCTGGATGTGGCGGCATTCAGAAACTTGCTCCGGTCGCCGGAAACGAGCGCCGTCATCCGCGACGCGCTTGCCGCGGGCCTGCAAACCCGCGGCCCCTACGAATACGACTTCGGAAACTGA
- a CDS encoding SDR family NAD(P)-dependent oxidoreductase produces MSDKTFADKHILVTGGGSGIGRAAALAFAEQGAASVTVTGRRREPLEEVAASHQVVVPVVADVTAEAGAAAVAESITERGGVLDVIVHNAGVFRRTPLADLDLTAVRELLRVNVFGPVLLTAKLLPSLRSPGGAVVVVSSINGRVAAAGTSVYSATKAAADSLIANWAIELAPKGIRANGVAPGTVPTRILAAGGVTENDADEWRDDYARTAPAGRIGRVEDVVPWITRLAEPASSWVTGEVIVVDGGKTLVGF; encoded by the coding sequence GTGTCGGACAAGACATTCGCGGACAAGCACATCCTGGTCACCGGAGGTGGCAGCGGAATCGGCCGCGCTGCGGCGCTGGCGTTCGCCGAACAGGGCGCGGCGAGCGTCACGGTCACCGGTCGGCGGCGCGAACCGCTCGAAGAGGTCGCCGCATCGCATCAGGTCGTCGTGCCGGTGGTCGCCGATGTGACGGCCGAGGCGGGAGCGGCGGCCGTGGCCGAGTCGATCACGGAGCGCGGCGGAGTGCTCGATGTGATCGTGCACAATGCCGGGGTGTTCCGGCGCACGCCCCTGGCCGACCTTGATCTCACGGCCGTGCGGGAACTGTTGCGGGTCAACGTGTTCGGCCCGGTGCTGCTCACCGCGAAGCTGTTGCCGTCGCTGCGATCGCCGGGCGGCGCCGTCGTCGTGGTGTCCAGCATCAACGGGCGAGTCGCCGCGGCGGGAACATCGGTGTACAGCGCTACGAAGGCGGCCGCGGACAGCCTGATCGCGAACTGGGCGATCGAGTTGGCGCCCAAGGGGATTCGCGCCAACGGCGTAGCGCCCGGAACAGTGCCGACACGAATCCTCGCCGCGGGCGGCGTGACCGAGAACGACGCGGACGAATGGCGGGACGACTATGCCCGGACCGCGCCCGCCGGTCGGATCGGTCGAGTCGAGGATGTCGTTCCGTGGATCACCCGCCTCGCCGAGCCCGCGTCGTCGTGGGTGACCGGCGAGGTGATCGTCGTCGACGGCGGCAAGACGCTGGTCGGATTCTGA
- a CDS encoding LLM class flavin-dependent oxidoreductase, whose protein sequence is MRFGVYVPSYGPYGDPRVLRDLAVAAENADWDGFFVYDLIGPLDDAPPPVVDPWVTLSAIAQATTSIALGPMVVPVPRRRPWKLALEAATLQRLSGGRLILGLGAGVATDYTNFGESAARLGSRLDEAAELLRRILAGGEIEHAGEHYRVSGARFAPIEVPVWTSGFWPRRTPVRAARDADGLFPQIRDPHNDFRLPTPEELVRIRADFVAAGGRADGDIAIWSPSTEPSAERASQYAAAGATWWFSDGSTVTPEQLRTRIAAGPPTLT, encoded by the coding sequence ATGCGATTCGGTGTCTACGTTCCCTCGTACGGCCCCTACGGCGACCCGCGGGTGCTGCGCGATCTCGCCGTCGCGGCCGAAAATGCCGACTGGGACGGGTTCTTCGTATACGACCTGATCGGTCCCTTGGACGACGCGCCGCCACCGGTGGTGGATCCCTGGGTCACGCTGTCGGCGATCGCGCAGGCGACCACGTCCATCGCGCTGGGACCGATGGTCGTCCCGGTGCCGCGGCGGCGACCGTGGAAACTGGCGCTCGAGGCCGCCACGTTGCAGCGTTTGTCCGGCGGCAGGCTGATTCTCGGCCTGGGCGCGGGAGTGGCCACCGACTACACGAATTTCGGCGAGTCCGCCGCCCGGCTGGGCTCGCGGCTCGACGAGGCCGCCGAATTGCTCCGGCGCATCCTGGCGGGCGGGGAGATCGAGCACGCCGGCGAGCACTACCGCGTATCGGGCGCCCGCTTCGCGCCGATCGAGGTGCCGGTGTGGACCAGCGGGTTCTGGCCCCGGCGAACGCCGGTCCGCGCCGCCCGGGACGCGGACGGGTTGTTCCCGCAGATCCGCGACCCGCACAACGACTTCCGGCTGCCGACCCCGGAGGAACTGGTCCGAATCCGAGCGGACTTCGTGGCGGCGGGCGGTCGCGCGGACGGTGACATCGCCATCTGGTCCCCCAGCACCGAACCGTCCGCCGAGCGCGCGAGCCAGTACGCCGCCGCCGGCGCGACCTGGTGGTTCAGCGACGGCTCCACCGTCACCCCCGAGCAACTCCGCACCCGCATCGCGGCGGGCCCACCCACCCTCACCTGA
- a CDS encoding ABC transporter ATP-binding protein, translating into MGGAGAALQVDEAGQEVVAEGAAKPGSALYRVTEPVRGRLAAALATAALGAVAGVVGFVGIALALRELFAADVDTARVVALLVLAAVGFLVRFALRAWSFLLSHLASFDLEQRLRTDLAAHLGRVPLGEAQRLGSGAVKKVVQDDVRGLHMAVADAVPLAGFTVAQPVAALLALGFVDWRLLLAVLLFLPVVFVGMQLTLRDYAETRRRYDEANEAINAAVVEFVQGMPVVRTFDDGTVSFRRFVDRVRDFNVATTAWQNNNRSAMIFANLTVAPLPTILIVLAVGGWLTAAGSMSPAQLLAAILIGTLPVESVVPLMNLSNLVNQSKAGAARIVELLDIAPLPEPDRPQTPADGSIEFRSVRFGYAGTDRVALDGVDLTIPSGTVCALVGPSGSGKSTVARLIPRFWDVDEGQVLVGGVDVRRIASADLLRHVALVFQDPFLLSDTIAENIRLARPSATDAEVEAAARAAQAHDFIVSELPQGYATPVGERGARLSGGQRQRITIARALLADAPIVILDEATSFADPENEAAIQDAIAALTRGRTVLVVAHRLSTIVDADQIVVLESGRVSESGTHTELLASGGRYARLWEHHQRARGWGLGSGKNKEATNR; encoded by the coding sequence ATGGGTGGTGCCGGGGCGGCGCTCCAGGTGGACGAGGCGGGACAGGAAGTCGTGGCGGAGGGTGCGGCGAAGCCCGGTAGCGCCCTGTATCGAGTGACCGAGCCGGTGCGCGGGCGGCTGGCGGCGGCGCTGGCGACAGCCGCGCTGGGGGCGGTCGCCGGGGTCGTCGGGTTCGTGGGCATCGCGCTGGCGCTGCGGGAGCTGTTCGCCGCCGACGTCGACACCGCGCGGGTGGTGGCGCTGCTGGTGCTCGCGGCGGTCGGGTTCCTCGTCCGATTCGCCTTGCGGGCGTGGTCTTTCCTGCTCTCGCACCTCGCCTCCTTCGATCTCGAGCAGCGCCTGCGGACCGACCTCGCCGCGCATCTGGGCCGGGTTCCGCTGGGGGAGGCGCAGCGCCTGGGATCGGGGGCGGTGAAGAAGGTCGTGCAGGACGATGTCCGCGGCCTGCACATGGCGGTGGCCGATGCCGTACCGCTGGCCGGCTTCACGGTGGCCCAGCCGGTCGCGGCGCTGCTGGCACTGGGTTTCGTGGATTGGCGGCTGCTGCTGGCGGTCCTGTTGTTCCTGCCCGTGGTGTTCGTCGGCATGCAGCTGACGCTGCGGGACTACGCCGAGACCAGGCGGCGCTACGACGAGGCCAACGAGGCCATCAACGCGGCCGTGGTCGAATTCGTGCAGGGCATGCCGGTGGTGCGGACCTTCGACGACGGCACGGTGTCGTTCCGGCGCTTCGTCGACCGGGTCCGGGACTTCAACGTGGCGACCACCGCCTGGCAGAACAACAATCGCAGCGCGATGATCTTCGCCAACCTCACCGTGGCGCCACTACCCACGATTCTGATCGTGCTCGCGGTGGGCGGCTGGCTGACCGCGGCCGGGTCGATGTCTCCGGCGCAGCTGCTGGCGGCGATCTTGATCGGGACGCTGCCGGTGGAATCGGTGGTGCCGCTGATGAATCTGTCCAATCTGGTCAATCAATCCAAGGCCGGGGCCGCGCGCATCGTCGAACTTCTCGACATCGCGCCCCTGCCGGAGCCCGACCGGCCGCAGACCCCGGCCGACGGGTCGATCGAGTTCCGTTCCGTCCGTTTCGGTTACGCGGGTACCGACCGGGTCGCGCTGGACGGCGTGGATCTGACAATTCCGAGCGGTACCGTCTGCGCGCTGGTCGGCCCGTCGGGCTCGGGCAAATCGACTGTCGCGCGGCTGATTCCGCGGTTCTGGGATGTGGACGAGGGACAGGTGCTCGTCGGTGGCGTGGACGTCCGCCGCATCGCCTCGGCGGACCTGCTCCGCCACGTGGCGCTGGTCTTCCAGGATCCGTTCCTGCTGTCGGACACCATCGCGGAGAACATCCGACTCGCCCGCCCGTCGGCGACCGACGCCGAGGTAGAGGCCGCGGCGCGGGCCGCCCAGGCCCACGACTTCATCGTCTCGGAACTGCCGCAGGGCTACGCCACGCCGGTGGGTGAACGCGGCGCCCGGTTGTCCGGCGGGCAGCGGCAGCGGATCACCATCGCCCGCGCGCTGCTCGCCGACGCACCGATCGTAATTCTCGACGAGGCAACCTCTTTCGCCGATCCGGAGAACGAGGCGGCCATTCAGGACGCGATCGCCGCGCTGACCCGGGGCCGCACGGTGCTCGTGGTCGCGCACCGCCTGTCCACGATCGTCGACGCCGACCAGATCGTGGTCCTCGAATCCGGCCGGGTGTCCGAATCCGGCACCCACACCGAACTGCTCGCGTCCGGCGGCCGCTACGCCCGGCTCTGGGAGCATCACCAGCGCGCCCGCGGATGGGGTCTCGGCAGCGGCAAGAACAAGGAGGCCACGAACCGATGA